GGACAGGAGTGGGCGGCGCGCAAGACCGAAGTGGCGTTGGCGCTCGCTCCGGAGAGCGGCGCGATTCACGACTATCTCACCGCGATGGCGAATCGGCATCGCGCGGAAGTCGAATGGGGCCGCGCCGAAGTGATCAGATTGATGAACGCGAGCTGAATCGTTACGCGCTCATGTTCGTTAAGGGCGCGGTCGGCTGCAATCCCGCCTGCGCCGCGGCGTCGAGTCGCTCCGTCGCCTGAAAGCCCGCGAGATCCTGATACAGCCGGAGCCCCGCTGCGACAAAGAATGCCGCGGTGGCAAAGCTTACTCCGATCGCGGCGAGATCCACGACGAAGATCGTCGTTCCAATCGATCCCGTGACGACGCCGACCGGTCCGAACAGCAGGCTCACGATCACGAATGCGCCGGCGGCCCACGAGTTGTAGCCGGACCAGACCGCGAGGAAGACCGCGATACGGATTGCCGCCTTGAAAAATCGCTTGCGCATCAGATCGCGCGAATAGAGCAGCGCGTGGAAGCTATGCTTGTCGTCGAAGATCAAGGCGTATTGAGCGAAATACAGCCACACGTACACCAGTCCGCCGACGATCATCATCGCGAAGAGGATGATGTAGAGCGCGACGTTCATCGAGTCGGCGACGTAACCGGCAGCGGCCTGGAACAGCAGAATCGCTGCGACCGGCGCTAGTAATTGAAGGAACGTCACCCAGATGAATCCGGGCGCGAGCCGGATCGCTCTTTTGTAAATTTCGAGCGCTTCAGCCAGCACGCCCGGCGCGCGCATCCCGGACTGGACGCGATAGAGCGTGCAGAGCGTCAGCAGCGTCGCGATCAGAGTGAGCAATCCAAAGATTATATGCAGCGTCGTCGTAAACCACGGCGAGAATGGCTGCGGCTCGCGGAGCGGCGGCGCCGGCGGCTTCGACGGCTTTTCGCTGGGCGGTGTCGGCTCCGGCGTCGCGGCGATCTGCGAGTAGCTTATCGTGTGCGAGTGATAGCTAATGTTCTGCGTTCCGGGCGCGAATGTATTTGCGAGGCGCGACTGTAGATTCAGCGCGTCGGGCAGCAGGCATAGCGCGGCGGCAAATGTCAGCGGCGCCAACACCACAGCCAGCGCCGTCCAGTTGCCGCGCAAATCGTTCACTGCGTTGGCGAGATAAATGAAACTGCTTTTGAGGCGCAACTGATTCACGGCGCGTAAGAGGTTGGCATCATGGCTATCGCGAGACAAGAGCGGCGGAGCGCCGGTTACCGCGCACCCCTGCGATGGTATAATTTTCGGGCAAACGATTCAGTTGGAGAACGCAATCATGGCCGATGACGAGCGCGCATCGAAAATCGAACATGAAAACAGGATGCTTCGCCGGCTCCGATTTTTGGTCGAGCTGACGTTCGCGACGATTGCGCAGGACGCCGACCTGACGCTCGAAGACGCGTGGGAGCATGTCACCGCGCTCAAGGGCGCAGCGGTCGCGATGTTTCCCGGTAAGGAAGATACGTTCGACCTGCTTTACCTGCCACGGTTTTCGCGGCTGCTCGCGGAGCGCTTCGGCGCCAACTGAGTGCGACGCGGCAAACCTGGATGACGACGCTCGGCGGCATCATTGCGCTGCCAGACGGTTCGACGGTGAAGGGCAACGTCTCGTTCACCGATCGAATCGCGCGCATCGAGGAATCGTCGAGCGCCGGCCACGACTGCATCCTGCCGGGCCTGATCGACCTGCAGGTCAATGGCTCGGACGGTTTCGACGTGATGAGGGCGACGCCCGAGTCGTTGCTCGAGTTGGGGCGATTGCTCGCGCGCGAGGGCACCACTGCATGGTTGCCGACGGCGGTCACCGCGCCAATCGAGCAAATTGCACGCAGTCACGACGCGATCGCCGAGGCAACTGAGTTGTCGCGCGCATCGGGCAGTCAGTCCGCGGCGATCCTCGGCATGCATCTCGAAGGCCCGTTCATTTCGCCGCTTCGTCTCGGTGCGCATCCGAAGCTGAATCTCGAGCCGCGCGGCGATTCGTTCGAGAGCGTGCTAGCGATGCAATCGCTCAAGCTCATCACGCTCGCGCCAGAAATTCCCGGCGCACTCGACGCGATCGGCCGCCTGGTCGCGCGCGGCGTGATCGTTTCGATCGGGCATACCAACGCAACGCTCGAGGAAGCGAACGCGGGCATCGCGGCGGGCGCGCGGATGTTTACGCATCTGTACAATGCGATGCGCCCGCTGAATCATCGCGACCCCGGCGTGATCGCGAGCGCTCTCGCACCGTCGCCCGCATTTGCGGCGCTGATCCCCGACGGCGTGCATGTGCATCCTGAGATGCTGCGACTCGCGTGGCGTGCGCGCGGAAAAAGCGGGATGCTGATCGTCACCGACAAAGTCCTGCTGGCGAATGCCGTCGCGAATCCCGGCGGCAGTGTCGGGCGCGGCCGAGCGAGCATCCGCGACGGCGCCGTGCGCCTCGCCGACGGCACTCTAGCGGGGAGTATCATCTCGATGCTCGATGGAGTGCGACTCATGATCGACAAGGTCGGCGTCACGATCGGCGATGCGGCGATGCTTGCCGCGACCAATCCCGCAAATCTGCTCGGCGCGATCGATCGGGGGCGCATTCAGCTCGACGCGCGCGCCGATTTGATCGTGCTCAGCCGCGCGTTAGAGTTGAAAGCCGTATTCCTTGGCGGGCGCGAACTCGCCTGAAGCACCCGAGGATTGCGCGAAAATTCGGAGCTCATCGATGCCGCTGAACAAAGACTGCGCTGGCCGCGAATATCCGCCGATCACCACCGAAGTCACGCTCGAGGCGATGCAGAATTATGCGCGCGCTTACAACGACGACAATCCCGCGTACTTCGATGCGAGCCGGGCGGTCGGAATCGTCGCGCCGCCGATGTTCGGCGTCGTCGTGACGTGGAACGCGGTAATGGGCGCCACGATGGATCCGAACGTCGGAGCCGATTTGCTGCGCTCGGTGCATGGCGAGCAGGACATGGAATTCCTGCGACCGATTCGGCCCGGCGACGTAATCATTGCGGCCGCAAAAATTGCCTCGATCGAAACCAAGGTCACTGGCGAAACGATGACGGTCGAAGTGAACGCGCGCGATCGCGACGGCAAGCCGGTGCAGAAAACGCTGTTCAGCATTTTCGTTCGCGGGCGCAGAAATCGCGACGTCGCGGCGGCGGAACCGCGCATCGTCGAACCTGATCGCGGCGCGCCGCTGTACACGGTCGCGCAGACGATCGACAAGGACCAGACGTTTCGCTACGCGGCGGCGTCTGGCGATCGCAATCCGATTCACGTCGATGAAACGGTCGCGAAGATGGCGGGCCTGCCCGGCATCATCGTCCACGGCTTGTGCACGATGGCCTTCACGTCGAAGGTCATCATCGACAACTGTTGCGCTGGCGATCCGACGCGTCTCAAGCGGCTGCGCGTACGTTTTTCGCGGCCGGTCCTCCCCGGCCAAACGATCACGACGAAAGTCTGGAGCGACGGCGAAAGAGACGGACGGCTAGTTTTCGCATACGAGACGTTCAACGCCGAGGGACCAGCCGTGATCAAATCCGGGCTCGCGGAAGTCACGCCCTGACGCACGATCTTCGGATCGCGTGAGAACGTGAAAATCACGATCGGCCTCTCGCTGTCGCTGACGGGCGAATACGCGCCGCTCGCGCGTCAAGCTGAGACTGCGCTGCGCCTGTTCGTCGCGGATATCAACGCGGGCGATGCGATCCGTCTCGGCGGCGAGCGCTGCGAATTCGTGCTCGAATGCCACGATGATGCGAGCAACTCGTCGCGATGCGCCGGCATCTATCGCGCACTCTGCGCCGATTCGCGCATCGGCATAATCTTCGGCCCCTACTCGAATCGCCTCGCTCGGATCGCCGCTCCGGTCGCCGCCGAGACGCGCCGCATTTTCATAAATCACGGTGGCGCGGGCGATGAACTGTACGAACGCGGCAATCGAATGATCGTCGGCGTGCTGAGTCCCGCGAGCGATTACATGCGCGGCTTCATCCGCCTGCTGAGCACGCTGAAGCTGTGGCGCAAGCGCCTCGCGATCATCGCGTCGCCGACCTCATTCGCGCGCGCAGTCGCGGCGGGAATCGAAAAGGCTGCCGCGGAACGCGCCGCGCGCCTTCGCGGCCTGCGCATTCGGGTGAAGTGGAACGGCGCGTTCGATCCCGACGCCTCGCCGACGAAACTTTTCCCCGCGCTGCGGCGCAATCGCGTCAACGCGCTAGTCAGCGCCGGCAGCTATGAACACGACGTTGCGGTGATGGGCGCGGTGGCGGAGTCGCCGCTCGATATTCCTGTGCTCGGATGCGTCGCGGCGGGCGTGCGGCGCTTCGGCGCCGACTTGGGCGAGCACGCGGAAGGAATCGTCGGACCGTCGCAGTGGGAGGAAATTGCGACAATCGATCCTGAGATTGGGCCGTCGCCCGCGGAGTTCGCGCGACGAATGAACGCCGCTGGCGTTGACGCTCCCGACTATCCGAGTGCACAGGCGTACGCCGCCGGGTTGCTCACCGCTGCCGCCATCAATGAGGCCGGCAGTCTCGACACCGAAAAAATTCGAGCAGCGTTTTCCGATCTGCGCACCACGACGCTGTTCGGCGGCTTCTCGATCGATCGCGTAACCGGCCGCCAGCTTGGTCACGCGATGCTGCTCGTGCAGTGGCACGCCGGGCGCAAGGTGATTATCCAACCCGAGGCGCACACCGACGTCGGTTCGCTCGATTTTCCATCCGGATGGCGACTGCTGCTTGCGGGCCTTGACGCGCTCAAGTTAAGTCGTCGTGACGATCGTCCCGAGGAATACGACGACGCGAACGACGAAACGAAGGAAAAAAATGAGCGCAGTCAGGATTAGCCTCGAGGGCGGCAAGTTGCTGGCGATCGGCCTGATGTCGGGCACGTCGCACGACGGCGTGAGCGCGGCGATGGTCGAGATCGACGAGGGCGCGCGGCCACCCGCTAAAGTCGTGGCGTTCCAGACTTTTCCCTATTCATCGCGGATGCGCGGCGAACTGCTCGAAGCGTCGGCGGGAACCGGCGTCGGCAGCGCCGCAATCTCGACGCTCAACGTTGCGCTGGGACGCACACTCGGCGCGGCCGCGATCGCGATCGCAAAAGAGGCAGGCGTCGAGATGTCGGAGGTCGCGTTCATCGGCTCGCACGGTCACACGTTTTTTCACCGGCCGCCGCGCAGTGCGCGACGCGGCCAGCCTGCTTCGACGTTGCAACTCGGCGAGTCGTCGGAGATCGCGGCAATCACGGGCGTGCCGGTCGTCGCAGATTTTCGCCCGATGGATATCGCGCTCGGCGGCGAGGGCGCGCCGCTCGCGCCGCTGGCTCATCAATGGATGTTCGCCGATCGCAAGCTCGGACGCATCGTGCAGAACATCGGCGGCATCGGCAACGCGACCTACATCCCGCCGGGCGCGCGCCTCGGCAATCCGGATTTGATCGCGTTCGACACCGGACCTGGAATGGGGATGCTCGACGCGCTCACGTCGCGAATCTCCGCCGGGCGGATGCGGATGGATCGCGACGGGCGGATCGCTGCGCGGGGCCACGTCAACGATCATCTGTTGGCAGAATTGATGCGAAATCCGTACTTCAAACGTCGCCCGCCGAAATCCACCGGCCGCGAGGAATTCGGTCCTCCGTTGCTCGATCAGATCGTCATCAAAGCGCGGCGCCGGCAAATCGTCGATTTCGATCTGGTCGCCACGATCACTGCGTTAACCGCGCGATCGATTGGCGACGCGGCGCGCGATTTCATCCTGCCGCGAGGCCGCCTCGATCAATTGATCGCGACCGGCGGCGGTGCTCGCAATCCCACGCTGATGCGGATGCTGGCCGCGGAACTTCCGGAGGTTGAAGTTTTGACGGCGGACAAAGTGGGCGTCGATGGCGATTCGCTGGAAGCGGTGGCGTTCGCGATTCTCGGCTACCAGATGTTGCGCGGACGCCAGGGCAACCTCCCCACCGTGACCGGCGCGCGCGCGCCCGCGATCCTGGGCAAACTCACGCTCCCGCCAACTCCGATCTCGGAATCCTGAGAGTTGTGAATTTCAGTCGCGTGAGAGATTGGGAATTTTCGTTGCTGAACGATTTTGCCTGATGCGAGATACGCACGGATCGGGATCAATGAGGCCACCTGATCCGCCAAATCGGTCCACCGCGACGGTTGATTTCAAAGATCCTGGGCGCGCCGAGCGACGGGATCACCGCGCCCCGGTCGCGGTCTGCGGACAACTTACGCGCGCTCGCGAATCGCTCAGGTCCGCAACACGGTCGGCTGCAATGCTACTGAACGTTCCCGCGGTCTTACCAAGGTCGCGGCGCTTTATTCCTTGAGACGGTCGGATAGACGACTCGTCCTTGCCGTCGGTCCCCGTAGGGCGTCAGCCGCCACGTATTCTATTTATTTGACTAGTCTCTGTCATTCTTTCATATTTAACTTGACTTTGATTAACTATGATACTAGATAATTCTTTATAGGCGACCGCCGGTCGCAGTTGCCCGGGGAATCAGGATGCCGCGTTATTCCTCAAATTCCGCGTCTTTTCGAGGCGTCGCCAAACCGAATGGAAGAACCACAATGGGAACACTAAACAGTTCGCCACGCACCCTGCGCAAGGATGACCAAGTCCCGTGCCGGCCCGACGATCCGTGCGCGCGATGCTCGATGATGAAGGTGATTCAGCACCGATTTGCTGAATTTCGGCGCGTGTTCGGCAGGGATCCGGAACCCTTCGAACCCTTGTTTTTCTTCGAAAATCTGCCGACACCTGTCCTGGCTGACGAGACTCACATGATGCAGCAGTTGTTCGAAGCTGCCCGGTACGCGGCGGTGGATTTCGATCGGCTGCTGGACTTCCTGCACCGTCGAACCGGGATCTGATGGCGCCACTCCACACGAAACTTCGCCCAGGTCTCCACGCCGGAGAATTGCGCGCAGGCATCGCCCTCGATTTTGCATTCGCCGATGACCGCTTCTTTCGAACCGCACAACTGAGATTTCCGGGAGTCCCAGGAGAGTGAGCTCAAGATCCGACGTCGCAATAATAGGCGCAGGCCCGTACGGCTTGTCGGCCGCGGCGCATCTCCGTGCAGCCGGTGTCGAGGCGCGGGTCTTCGGCCGCACGATGGACTTCTGGGAAGGGCACATGCCGGCCGGGATGCGACTGCGCTCCTCCTGGGACGCGAGTCACATCTCCGATCCGCAACGCCGCCTGACACTCGAAAACTATCAGTGCGCCAATCGGGTCAAGCTCGATACTCCGCTGCCGCTTAGCGGATTTATCGATTATGGCCGCTGGTTTCAGCGCGAGGCCGCGCCCGACGCCGATCCGCGGCGAGTGCATCTCGTCGAGCGCGACGCCAATTGCTTTCGTCTGCGACTCGAGGATGGCGAACTGATCGAAGCAAGGCGAGTGGTGATCGCGACCGGAATCCTGCCGTTCGCGTATCGCCCGCCGGAGTTCGACGAAATCCCCTGCACGCTCGCGTCCCATTCCTGCAACCATCGCGATCTCGCCGCCTTCGCCGGAAGGAAAGTGACCGTAGTCGGCGGCGGGCAAAGCGCGCTCGAGTCGGCCGCCCTGCTGGCCGAAGCCGGCGCCCAGGTCGCGGTCGTAACGCGCGCTCCTGGCGTGCGATGGCTCACGCGCAGCGGCCGCCTTCATCGACTGCCGGCGCGGGTTCGCCGCCTGCTCTACCATCCGACCGACGTCGGCCCGGCGCTCCTGAGTCAACTGGTGGCTCGCCCCACGCTCTTCAGGCTCCTGCCGCGCGATCTTCAGGAGCATATCGCATGGCGATCGATCCGCCCCGCGGCATCGTCGTGGCTGATGCCGCGCGTCACGATGGTTCGATTCACTTACGGCCGCAGAATAACCAACGTGATCCGGGTTCGCGATCGGCTTCGCCTTCATCTCGACGACGGAAGCTCGCGCGAGACTGAGCACGTGATTCTCGCGACCGGCTATCGCGTGGACATCAGGCGCTACTGCTTTCTGGCGCCGGAACTGCTCTCGGCCATGAGGGTCGTGGACGGTTATCCGGAACTGAAGACGGGCCTCGAGTCGTCGGTTGCGGGTCTTCACTTCCTCGGTGCGCCAGCGGCGCGCAGCTTCGGTCCGCTGGTGCGCTTCGTCTCCGGCGCCCACTTCGCATCTTCCGCCCTGACCGCACGAATAACCAATCGGCGCGCCCCGGAATCGGTACCCTGATGGAAACACCTGACGGCGGCATCGATCCGGCCGCACCGACGCGGCAGCGCGGCGCGATAGTAATCGGCGGCGACTATCGCGGCTTGGGCGTGGTGCGGAGTCTCGGCCGGCGCGGAATCCCGCTGTGCGTGGTCACCGACGAGTACCGTCTCGCGGGACTTTCGCGTTACGTCGATCGCCGTCTCAAGTGGCCCGCAAACGAGTCTGATCAACTTAAATTTCTGCTCGACCTCGCCGCGCATCGCGGGCTCGCCGGATGGGTACTGTTCCCCACTGGCGACGAGACCGCGTCGCTGATTGCGCGAAACCATGCCTGCCTGGCGAGCCGTTTCACCCTCACCACTCCGCCGTGGGAGACGCTGCGATGGGCCTACAACAAGCAGTTGACTTACCGCCTCGCGCGCCAACTCGGCATCCCGAGCCCCCTTACCTGCTACCCGAAGAATCGCGAGGAGCTCGTGCGGCTTGAATGCTCCTTCCCGATCATCCTGAAACCCGCCCACAAGCGGAACCCGAGCCGCTTCACCCGCGACAAAGCCTGGCTCGCCGCCGATCGCGACCATATGCTCGCCCTTTACGACGAGGCCTGCACCATGATCGAGCGGGGCGCGATCATGCTCCAGGAATTGATCCCGGGCGCGGGCGCCTCGCAGTTCTCATTCGCCGCGCTATGCGCCGAGGGTAAGCCGCTGGCGTCGCTCGTCGCCATCCGGCAGCGCCAGCATCCGCTCGATTTCGGTCACTCCAGCTCGTACGTCGAGTCGATCGAGCAGCCCGAGGTCGAACGGCTCGGCCGCAGCGTCCTTGGTGCAATCCGGTTCAACGGCCTGGCGGAGGTCGAGTTCAAACGCGACCCGCGCGACGGCATCTTCAAGCTGCTGGACATCAACCCGCGCGTGTGGGGATGGCATACCCTGGGGGCGCGGGCCGGCGTCGATTTCTCTTACCTGGCGTGGCAGCTCGCCAACGGTGTCACGCTCAACGAGGCGCGGGGACGCGCGGGCGTGCGCTGGATGCGCGCGATCACCGACGTCGCAGCCGCGGTGGAACAGTTTCGCGCCGGCCACTTATCGCTGCGGGGCTACCTGCGCTCGCTGCGCGGCCCGCTCGAGTTCGCGATCTGGGCGCCAGACGATCCGCTCCCATCGCTGTGCGAAATTCCGTCGCTGATGCGCACGAACTTCAGCATCCGCCGCACCCTCGCTCGCCCTGATTCCGCGGCAGTCCGCCCGCGGGGAACTGACCCTCAGGTTTTGCCAAGGGGGGCAGATTTAATCGATGACGCGAGCGGCCTTCATTCAGATTCGCCGGTCGCGTGACGGAACGCGGCGGCGGCGCAAGAATTCTTCGATATCGTCGCTGCGAAAACGCATCATGCGGCCAATCTGATGGTATCGCAGTTGGCCGGTCTTGATGATCCGATAAAGAGTTCGCTCGTTGATTTGCAAGAGGCCCGATAGCTGAGCCACGGTGTAAAACTCGCGACGAGCCTCGAGCGATCCCGATAGTCTGCTTACCTTGCTGTCGAACTTGTCTTCCCGCCGCATTTTTCCTGCCTTTCGCCGACTGTTCTTACCGTCGGTGGCCGAAGCCGGAAGAACGACGATGTATGTTTCCAATCTTTCTCGACGCGCTCGGGAAGAACAGCGCATCGTGGAACGATTCAGCAGCGCGTCATCCAGTCGTTCGACTTTTCACTGGTGTCGTTACTTCAAACACTTTGAACTGGTCACGCCGCGCCGCGACGCTATACACACAAGGGAGACTTCGCGCCACTTGAGACGAAACCATAAACCGTTAGTGAATCAAGAATCAACGATCACGGTCGCGTTTATGCCGAGGAACACCGGACGTCTAAAGGGACGACACTGCCGGATAGCATCACATGGTTCCATGCGCCGTGCTTGAAGATGCGGGGACTGGTCGCAACCGCGAAAGATCGCATCGTTCGACGCGATCGATCGTCGCAGGCTGAAACCGCGTCGAAGACTAACGCCAGACCGAATCCAGCATCAGGAGGCGGCGAACTTGCTGGCGGCGTATGAAGTTGATCAATTTCGCGTCATTGACGTTCGGACGCCCTCTAAGCCGGCTGTCGAAATATCCCGCAGCCATGCATATCGCGGAGACGGGTCGCGTAACCGCCATCCGCGCCGCTCGCGCGACAAGGAAGAATGGCGAATAGCCGACGTAGTAAGCCGTCTGGCCCTTGCCGAAGTGTCCGCGCCACGCGCCTGCCGCCGCGCCCTGGGGACGATGATGGTAGGCGCGGATGTGGCGAAAGCTTTGCGTCTTGAATCCGTTCATCAACGCGCGCATCTCGTCGATCGTGTCCCAGCCGGCGCAGCTTTCGAGCGGCTGAATCACCGAGAAGCATCTGGCGGAGTACATCTTGGTGGCGCCGCGGGTATGAAACGAATGGATGCCGCGCGCTTCATGCCAGCGATCATTAAATCGCTCGTAAAGGGTCGCGCCGGCGATTCCAAGCCGCGGGTTCGCGGCGAATTCGTTGAGCATCAACTGCACGAAGTCGGGCGCGAAACTCAAGTCCGCGTCGAGCCGGAAGATGAAATCAACGTCCTGCCAGGCCGCGCGCGGAAGGAATTGCATGATCACCGATTCGCCGCCCGCTTCGCGCGGACGATTGCGCGCGAGATGCACCGGCTCGATCCAGTCGTGCCGCCGCGCCGCCTCGTCGAGGATCCGCGCAGTGGCGTCGGCCGAACCATCGTCGATCACGATCCAGCGCTGCGGCCGCCGCACCTGACCCGCCATGCTCTCAATCAGCCCGGGCAGGAATCGCTCCTCGTCGCGGGCCGGAGTTATCGCGATATATCTGTCCATTTGAGCACCAAAAATCGATCCTGTTGGCGTCGGCGTCAGTTGGCGCGACGCTTTAGCCGGTAGACGTAGGGCAATCGGATCCACGCGGTCGTCAGATCGGTGTAGCGGACCGCGGCCCGGAGCCGCTTCCCGAAGTATCTCAGGGTATCGCCGCTCAGCAGATACTTGAGCCGGCCATACGCCTGCGCGTTGTTCAGTGCGAACAGCGCCCGATGGATTCGCCAGTTCGCCCGGTTGCGCACCACCGTATGCTGCGCCGAACTGGATAGCGTCTGCAGTCCGTACGGCTTGAAGAAACAAAGATGCAGCGGTTGCGAACTCATTATCAGGTCGGGCGGCCGCGAGGATTCGACCTCGCTGAACGAATCGGCCGGAATCGAAAACGCCACGGTCTTGTTCAGATCGGGCAACTTCACCACCACCGCGCGCAGCATCCTGAGCAGCGGACTGGGATACTTCTCATGCAGATGCCGCACCATCAGATGGAATGCTTCCTTGATCGGCGGCAACGGCATCGCCGCGGGGGTGTCGTAGGGAAGTTGGTCGATCGTCTCGTAAGCCGCGTCGTATTTTGCGAGCGCCGCCGCCGAATCGCATCGCGCCGATGAATCATAGGTGTCGCCGGGGAACAGGATCGCCACCCCGAGCGCGCGCTTCTGCGCGTAGTCCCAGACGTCGCGCGGATGATTGGCAAAGGTGTTCATGTAGCGATTGTCCGCCAGTGAAAAACGCATCAAGCTCGCGAACGGGATGGTGACTTTCGCCCCCAGCGCCTGGTGATTGCGGAAGATCTTCTCCAGCACCGCCACCGCGCCGCGCCGCAAATGGGATTCGCGCGGCTGGAAGCCGTTATAGACCGCGAGCGAGAACTGGCTGAGCACCGTATCCACCCGCCCGAGGTCCGATCTCACCCGGCGGCAATCGGTCGCGTTGAGGCGCGAGTCATTGATGTTGAATAGAGTCCCTTCCGGCTCGATCACGCCGAGGCATGAATCAAGTGTGCCTGCGCTGTAGCAGTACACTGCGCTCCGCCCGCCGAGCGCGATCTGTTGCCGATGGCGCAGCACCTGGAAGTTCTGGTATCCGCACTCCTTCAGCACGTGGAACAAGCGCTCCGCGTGATTGTCCTGGAACAGGATGGTGACGCGCCGCTTGAATTCAGCCGGCAACGAATTCAGGCTCGGGACGTGAAAATGATCCGGATGAATATGCGAGATCCACAGATAGTCGATTCCGCCGAGCTTTGAGCGGTCAAACGCGGGCGGCGGGAACAGCGACCACGATTCATTGAATACCTTCCCCGTAAGCCATGGGTCGGTCCACACTCGCATCCCGTGCGTTTCGATTACGACCGAAGCATGTGAAACCAGGGTGACTTTCACGGGTTAACCCGCTTCTCTACTGAGTGCGATCTTTAGCATCCGCCGCTTTTATCCCTCGGCGTTGGCTGCCCGACGATTGTTTTGCATTTTTTTTTGGCCGCGACACGACCCATCTAGCATGCATGAATTGATTTATTACTACTTAATTTGCAGCCTAACTGACCTAGCAAGCCAGAGCAAGAAAAATTAGCTCCAGCCTGATTACAATGGCTAAAACATAAGAAAGGATAGTTCCAGTTCACGGGCGAGATCGTCAGTTTTGCCGCTCGACGGGTAGACACAAGCCGCTCTGGCGATTTCAGTCGGTGGGGAGTGACAGGGATATACCGGCATATCCTTCGATGGATACCGATAGACCCTGATAGTCTTGCAGCTCTAAAGAATGTTATAGATGAATTAGGGCTTGAAAAGACCATCTCGATCCGTTACTCCTTTCACCGTCGCCTGGTATAGAACGTCTGCCTGTCGCCTTCTCCGGTTGGCACCCTCTGACCGATTTCCGATGGCTGACTGTGTCGTTCTGGGCTCGCTAATCTGATTCGGTTTGCCTGGCTGCGTAGGAGACTCCTGCGGGGCAGGTGGAGGAGTTATGCAAACAGCAAAGATGTTGCGAAGGTGCAGAGTCTCGCTGCTGGTTGCCCTGAGCTTTTCGATAGCCGCCTTTGGCGCGGTGCCGGCTGCTGCCGATTGGTGCAGTTCGGGCCCCGACCC
This genomic stretch from Candidatus Binatus sp. harbors:
- a CDS encoding MBL fold metallo-hydrolase; the encoded protein is MKVTLVSHASVVIETHGMRVWTDPWLTGKVFNESWSLFPPPAFDRSKLGGIDYLWISHIHPDHFHVPSLNSLPAEFKRRVTILFQDNHAERLFHVLKECGYQNFQVLRHRQQIALGGRSAVYCYSAGTLDSCLGVIEPEGTLFNINDSRLNATDCRRVRSDLGRVDTVLSQFSLAVYNGFQPRESHLRRGAVAVLEKIFRNHQALGAKVTIPFASLMRFSLADNRYMNTFANHPRDVWDYAQKRALGVAILFPGDTYDSSARCDSAAALAKYDAAYETIDQLPYDTPAAMPLPPIKEAFHLMVRHLHEKYPSPLLRMLRAVVVKLPDLNKTVAFSIPADSFSEVESSRPPDLIMSSQPLHLCFFKPYGLQTLSSSAQHTVVRNRANWRIHRALFALNNAQAYGRLKYLLSGDTLRYFGKRLRAAVRYTDLTTAWIRLPYVYRLKRRAN